One Setaria italica strain Yugu1 chromosome II, Setaria_italica_v2.0, whole genome shotgun sequence DNA segment encodes these proteins:
- the LOC101785707 gene encoding probable disease resistance protein At1g12280 isoform X2: MVKRMKRIRKSLDKASEDSLFSLLHHRADGDKTSDQDVFDETAIIGRDNDKENLRALVLSNSEENFSIIPIVGVGGLGKTVLAQLIFSDKDVRYHFDLHVWINLNMSYDFNSIASAIVSEANRAEEGTSQVKEEIEDNPQILMNCLREVLHGKRCLIVFDSLWTTDEGELLHLKKMLQGAENTKIIVTTSSKNVAKLMHTIQPYKLGPLSEENCWTIFSQRVFCGGGNSDLTRMGKQIVNRCEGIPAVAHCLGSLVRDKGMSVWKDEKQDLWKLERQFPFQVNLFSSIKQIYYSMPSALKSCLNHLSMFPKGSDIRTENLIKQWAALGILGSTHGSLPVYSQGKKYIQELLSVFFLEEPNKSSGRGLNYASASKVLNMHNLVHEFARYVTSHDLFIMDGERKNNDIMEICTSRYAILTRCHDESKIRKVFLTSVRAICLKDCMGAKLIENILSSLKHLQVLDLSRCSFLEIPSSIYQLTHLRYIDVSNSAIQALPDQMSFLQNLEALDLSETCVQVLPEFVGTFQKLKYLNLEGCRKLHHLPSKLDIKSLQHLNLSCCPAALQLLESISGFQELRFLDISSCTELQTLPESLSRLTNLEELILSKCTRLKKLPESFGELCFLQFLNVSNCCDLEELPTSLGRLASLEILILSGCSRIQNLPQSFTDIVFLRILDLAGCVDLHMNLGMIPNNNLENLNLDGCRKIYAEPGWTVNFPKLHPKSLQTCDEQIQRLITESQVCPSHNEVEISEELNLPVHDKSEEAMASQSWEHTGNFECTTKEIFKDSSARTSHNVPQHHTTPTDIDIAAGPADRAAAAGDLQPEAVVGAGGGGTRTGPARAASVPRRHHRRSSQLHEPHGYHTGGARQPQKLQSAGSNYSSTGEFCFACWPRRKLQKHFSDVPGKEDPEVHLGQLKKFSLRELRVATDNFSSKNVLGRGGFGKVYKGRLADGSLVAIKRQKEQRTPGAGELQFQAEVDVLSTVVHRNILHLHGFCMTPKERLLVYPYMVNGSVASRLKERPGSEPPLDWQTRRRIALGSARGLSYLHDNCDPKIIHGDVKAANILLNEDFEAVVGDFGLARLVDYKDADVNTAVSGTIGHIAPEYLSKGKASEKTDVFGYGITLLELITGERAFDRARFAKGEDAMLLGRVKGLIKEKKLDLIPDPDLGNNYYEVEVESLVQIALLCTQRDPIERPKMSEVVTMLESGGGLVERWEEWLKVADDQDVEIGPHRTAELFVGLSFTTLNAVELSGPR; encoded by the exons ATGGTGaaaagaatgaagaggattagAAAAAGTTTGGATAAAGCATCAGAAGACTCCTTATTCAGCTTACTGCACCACAGGGCTGATGGAGATAAAACTAGTGATCAAGACGTGTTTGATGAAACTGCAATAATTGGAAGAGATAACGATAAGGAAAATTTAAGAGCCTTGGTCTTGAGTAACAGTGAAGAAAATTTTTCGATTATTCCTATAGTTGGTGTTGGGGGATTGGGGAAAACCGTTCTTGCCCAGCTCATTTTCAGTGACAAAGATGTACGATATCATTTTGACCTCCATGTATGGATCAATCTGAATATGAGTTATGATTTTAATAGTATCGCTAGTGCAATAGTATCAGAAGCTAACAGAGCAGAGGAAGGCACGTCACAAGTCAAAGAGGAAATCGAAGATAATCCTCAGATCCTAATGAATTGTCTTCGAGAAGTACTTCATGGCAAAAGATGCCTCATTGTCTTCGACAGCCTATGGACCACAGATGAAGGGGAGTTACTTCATCTCAAGAAAATGCTACAGGGCGCTGAGAACACCAAGATTATAGTGACTACTTCTAGTAAAAATGTTGCTAAGCTGATGCATACTATTCAGCCCTACAAATTGGGTCCTTTATCTGAAGAAAATTGTTGGACAATATTTTCTCAAAGGGTATTTTGTGGTGGAGGTAACTCAGACCTCACACGAATGGGGAAGCAGATTGTTAATAGGTGTGAAGGTATACCAGCAGTGGCTCATTGTCTCGGCTCATTGGTGCGTGATAAAGGCATGAGTGTTTGGAAAGATGAAAAGCAAGATCTGTGGAAACTGGAGAGACAGTTTCCATTCCAGGTCAACCTGTTCTCATCAATTAAACAGATATATTACAGCATGCCATCGGCATTGAAATCATGCCTTAATCATTTATCAATGTTTCCTAAAGGATCAGATATTCGTACAGAAAATCTGATTAAACAATGGGCTGCACTTGGCATCCTTGGATCAACACATGGGTCCTTGCCTGTTTATTCCCAGGGGAAGAAATATATCCAGGAGCTGCTTTCTGTATTCTTCCTTGAAGAACCCAATAAATCCTCA GGTAGAGGACTAAATTATGCTAGTGCCTCAAAGGTCCTCAACATGCACAATTTAGTACATGAGTTTGCCAGATATGTTACCAGTCATGATCTGTTTATAATGGATGGTGAAAGGAAAAATAATGATATCATGGAGATATGTACTTCCCGATATGCAATATTGACTAGATGCCATGATGAATCCAAAATTCGCAAAGTATTTCTCACAAGTGTAAGGGCGATATGTTTGAAGGACTGTATGGGAGCAAAGCTTATAGAAAACATATTATCTTCTCTAAAGCACCTACAGGTATTGGACCTCAGTAGATGCTCGTTTCTCGAGATACCTAGTTCTATTTACCAGTTAACCCATCTGAGGTACATTGATGTTTCTAACTCAGCAATTCAGGCACTGCCTGATCAAATGAGTTTCTTGCAAAACCTTGAAGCACTGGATCTCTCAGAGACATGTGTTCAGGTGCTACCTGAGTTTGTTGGAACTTTTCAGAAGTTAAAATATCTTAACCTAGAAGGATGTCGCAAACTCCATCACCTGCCCTCAAAACTTGATATTAAGAGTTTGCAGCATCTTAACCTGTCATGCTGTCCCGCAGCTCTCCAGCTACTTGAATCTATTAGTGGATTTCAAGAACTTCGTTTTTTGGATATATCAAGTTGCACAGAACTTCAAACATTGCCAGAATCTCTCAGCAGACTAACAAATTTAGAGGAACTAATCCTGTCAAAATGCACCAGACTCAAGAAGTTACCAGAATCATTTGGTGAACTTTGTTTTCTTCAGTTCTTGAATGTATCCAATTGCTGTGATCTTGAAGAATTGCCTACATCTCTTGGAAGGCTTGCTAGCTTGGAGATTCTAATACTTTCAGGATGCAGCAGAATTCAAAATCTTCCTCAATCATTCACTGACATTGTGTTCTTACGAATTCTAGACCTTGCAGGGTGTGTGGATCTTCACATGAACCTTGGAATGATACCAAATAATAATCTAGAGAATCTTAATTTGGATGGATGTCGCAAGATCTATGCTGAGCCTGGGTGGACTGTAAACTTCCCTAAACTACATCCCAAATCTCTACAAACCTGTGACGAACAGATTCAACGCTTAATTACAGAAAGCCAAGTGTGTCCTAGTCACAATGAAGTAGAGATCAGTGAGGAGCTGAATTTGCCTGTGCATGACAAATCTGAGGAAGCAATGGCAAGTCAATCATGGGAACACACTGGTAACTTTGAATGTACCACTAAG GAAATCTTTAAGGATTCCTCTGCGCGTACAAGTCATAATGTTCCTCAGCATCACACTACCCCTACCG ATATTGATATCGCAGCTGGACCCGCTGACAGAGCAGcagctgctggggatctacaaCCAGAAGCAGTCGTCGGAGCAGGCGGAGGAGGCACTCGCACAGGGCCTGCACGAGCTGCGTCAGTCCCACGCCGACATCATCGACGCAGCTCCCAACTACATGAGCCTCATGGCTATCACACTGGAGGAGCTCGCCAGCCTCAAAAGCTTCAATCAGCAG GAAGTAATTACTCCAGTACTGGAGAATTTTGTTTTGCATGTTGGCCACGCAGGAAACTACAAAAGCATTTCTCCGATGTACCTG GCAAAGAAGATCCAGAGGTGCATCTTGGCCAGCTTAAAAAGTTTTCACTACGAGAACTACGAGTTGCAACAGATAACTTCAGCAGTAAGAACGTTCTGGGAAGAGGTGGGTTTGGCAAAGTCTACAAAGGAAGGCTGGCAGATGGTTCATTAGTAGCTATTAAGAGACAAAAGGAGCAGAGAACACCTGGTGCTGGGGAACTGCAATTTCAAGCAGAAGTTGATGTACTTAGTACAGTTGTACACAGAAACATTTTGCATCTTCACGGATTCTGTATGACACCAAAAGAAAGGTTGCTTGTGTATCCATACATGGTCAATGGAAGTGTGGCGTCACGTTTAAAAG AACGGCCAGGATCTGAACCTCCACTAGATTGGCAGACAAGGAGGAGGATTGCATTGGGCTCTGCCAGGGGCCTGTCCTATTTACATGATAATTGTGATCCGAAGATTATCCATGGTGATGTCAAAGCTGCAAATATTTTGCTAAATGAAGACTTCGAAGCTGTAGTGGGGGATTTTGGTTTGGCCAGACTAGTGGATTACAAGGATGCCGATGTAAATACTGCAGTTAGTGGAACAATTGGCCACATAGCACCAGAATATCTTTCAAAAGGAAAAGCCTCTGAGAAAACTGATGTATTCGGTTATGGAATTACGCTTTTGGAGCTTATAACAGGAGAACGTGCCTTTGATCGTGCTCGCTTTGCCAAGGGTGAAGATGCCATGCTGCTTGGTCGG GTCAAGGGGTTGATTAAGGAGAAGAAACTGGACCTAATCCCTGATCCAGATCTAGGAAACAACTACTACGAAGTTGAGGTGGAATCCCTGGTCCAGATTGCGCTCCTCTGCACGCAGCGGGATCCCATAGAACGTCCTAAGATGTCAGAGGTGGTGACGATGCTTGAAAGCGGTGGCGGCCTCGTGGAGAGATGGGAGGAGTGGCTCAAGGTAGCAGATGATCAGGACGTCGAGATAGGCCCGCATCGAACAGCAGAGTTGTTTGTCGGGTTGAGCTTTACAACACTTAATGCAGTGGAGCTGTCAGGGCCTAGGTGA
- the LOC101785440 gene encoding uncharacterized protein LOC101785440: MANPPRMDNKDKEPRKDHPADEDFRMADRTVNMIYGGPEQFESKRKQKVTQRQIVYATEPGTPEYLRWSEVPITFSRADHPGMVAKPGRYPLVINPRIRNVHLGKVLVDSGSGLNILFAYTLKEIGLCAMNLNPTHTPFFGIALGDPMVPLGQITLPITFGTIENYHIEYLRFIVADFDTAYHGILGRPALMPAPNGVITVLGNVHISYDCERENLQFAATLELSACIEEVLTASKKMASEELEILTKKLATKAIKEKPQEMKKVSLDLEDPSKTATIGANMDPK, from the exons ATGGCGAACCCACCTCGCATGGACAACAAGGACAAAGAGCCGCGCAAGGACCACCCCGCCGATGAAGACTTCCGGATGGCTGACAGGACCGTCAACATGATCTACGGCGGGCCCGAGCAATTCGAGTCCAAGAGGAAGCAGAAGGTCACCCAGAGGCAGATCGTCTACGCTACTGAACCAGGCACTCCAGAATACCTACGGTGGTCCGAGGTTCCCATCACCTTCAGCAGAGCCGACCATCCAGGCATGGTGGCCAAGCCAGGAAGATATCCCCTGGTCATCAACCCCAGGATCCGTAACGTGCACCTTGGAAAGGTCCTCGTTGACAGCGGCAGCGGATTAAATATCCTCTTTGCCTATACGCTCAAGGAGATTGGTCTCTGTGCCATGAATTTGAATCCAACGCACACGCCTTTCTTCGGCATTGCCCTGGGTGACCCAATGGTCCCCCTAGGACAAATCACACTGCCGATTACCTTCGGTACGATCGAAAACTACCATATCGAGTACCTTCGCTTCATCGTCGCTGACTTCGACACTGCCTATCACGGCATACTCGGTAGACCAGCTCTG ATGCCTGCTCCAAATGGAGTCATCACGGTGTTGGGCAACGTGCACATATCATACGACTGCGAGAGGGAAAATCTTCAATTCGCAGCCACCCTGGAGCTCTCGGCGTGCATAGAGGAAGTCCTCACCGCCTCTAAGAAGatggcgtcggaggagttggaGATCCTGACCAAGAAACTGGCGACGAAGGCGATCAAGGAGAAGCCACAGGAGATGAAGAAGGTGTCGCTCGACCTTGAAGACCCGTCTAAGACCGCGACCATAGGGGCCAACatggaccccaaatag
- the LOC106804155 gene encoding uncharacterized protein LOC106804155 yields MIGPFKKASGGYDHILVAIDKFTKWIEVKPIKMLTDANTVEFIAKITHRFGVPNRIITNLGTNFTSWGFQDICDKQNIKVYHTSVTYPRPNGQVERPSRATGQTPFFLMYESKVVLPTDLMFSAARVEMFKEDEAKKECIEDIDSIKEERVAACIQDARCTQGLHRYHDKNIQARGFCVGELVLRRIQSKKDMHKLAAPWEGSFIVKEVTRSSSCQLMRKDGIDVPNSWNIEHLRCFFP; encoded by the exons ATGATCGGTCCCTTCAAAAAGGCATCCGGAGGATACGACCATATATTGGTcgccattgacaagttcaccaagtggatagaGGTGAAGCCAATCAAGATGCTAACGGATGCTAATACCGTCGAGTTCATAGCAAAGATAACCCACAGGTTTGGGGTCCCCAATAGGATCATAACCAACTTGGGCACAAACTTCACTAGTTGGGGGTTCCAAGACATCTGCGACAAACAGAACATCAAGGTGTACCACACCTCTGTCACCTACCCAAGGCCCAATGGCCAAGTCGAGAGG CCAAGCAGAGCCACGGGCCAAACCCCATTCTTCCTAATGTACGAGTCAAAGGTGGTACTGCCAACTGATCTCATGTTCAGTGCGGCGCGAGTGGAGATGTTCAAAGAAGATGAAGCTAAGAAGGAGTGCATTGAGGACATCGATAGCATCAAGGAGGAACGGGTGGCGGCGTGCATCCAGGACGCAAGGTGCACTCAAGGCTTGCATCGCTACCACGACAAGAACATCCAAGCGAGAGGCTTTTGCGTCGGAGAGCTGGTGCTCCGACGCATCCAGAGCAagaaggacatgcacaagctagCGGCTCCATGGGAGGGGTCGTTCATTGTCAAGGAAGTCACTCGGTCGAGCTCCTGCCAGCTGATGAGGAAAGATGGCATAGACGTGCcaaactcgtggaacatcgagcatctacgaTGCTTCTTCCCATAA
- the LOC101785707 gene encoding putative disease resistance protein RGA3 isoform X1, whose amino-acid sequence MATASADIDRLQRRLASGGHGRQLPSNILADLSRVTRALYRLQGVLTTAEKQPFEASREPRLRKIKQNVYDVEDLLDELEDSRSSGRKFAGASDLWSQAVFFFSYDRSVLHCRMVKRMKRIRKSLDKASEDSLFSLLHHRADGDKTSDQDVFDETAIIGRDNDKENLRALVLSNSEENFSIIPIVGVGGLGKTVLAQLIFSDKDVRYHFDLHVWINLNMSYDFNSIASAIVSEANRAEEGTSQVKEEIEDNPQILMNCLREVLHGKRCLIVFDSLWTTDEGELLHLKKMLQGAENTKIIVTTSSKNVAKLMHTIQPYKLGPLSEENCWTIFSQRVFCGGGNSDLTRMGKQIVNRCEGIPAVAHCLGSLVRDKGMSVWKDEKQDLWKLERQFPFQVNLFSSIKQIYYSMPSALKSCLNHLSMFPKGSDIRTENLIKQWAALGILGSTHGSLPVYSQGKKYIQELLSVFFLEEPNKSSGRGLNYASASKVLNMHNLVHEFARYVTSHDLFIMDGERKNNDIMEICTSRYAILTRCHDESKIRKVFLTSVRAICLKDCMGAKLIENILSSLKHLQVLDLSRCSFLEIPSSIYQLTHLRYIDVSNSAIQALPDQMSFLQNLEALDLSETCVQVLPEFVGTFQKLKYLNLEGCRKLHHLPSKLDIKSLQHLNLSCCPAALQLLESISGFQELRFLDISSCTELQTLPESLSRLTNLEELILSKCTRLKKLPESFGELCFLQFLNVSNCCDLEELPTSLGRLASLEILILSGCSRIQNLPQSFTDIVFLRILDLAGCVDLHMNLGMIPNNNLENLNLDGCRKIYAEPGWTVNFPKLHPKSLQTCDEQIQRLITESQVCPSHNEVEISEELNLPVHDKSEEAMASQSWEHTGNFECTTKEIFKDSSARTSHNVPQHHTTPTDIDIAAGPADRAAAAGDLQPEAVVGAGGGGTRTGPARAASVPRRHHRRSSQLHEPHGYHTGGARQPQKLQSAGSNYSSTGEFCFACWPRRKLQKHFSDVPGKEDPEVHLGQLKKFSLRELRVATDNFSSKNVLGRGGFGKVYKGRLADGSLVAIKRQKEQRTPGAGELQFQAEVDVLSTVVHRNILHLHGFCMTPKERLLVYPYMVNGSVASRLKERPGSEPPLDWQTRRRIALGSARGLSYLHDNCDPKIIHGDVKAANILLNEDFEAVVGDFGLARLVDYKDADVNTAVSGTIGHIAPEYLSKGKASEKTDVFGYGITLLELITGERAFDRARFAKGEDAMLLGRVKGLIKEKKLDLIPDPDLGNNYYEVEVESLVQIALLCTQRDPIERPKMSEVVTMLESGGGLVERWEEWLKVADDQDVEIGPHRTAELFVGLSFTTLNAVELSGPR is encoded by the exons ATGGCCACTGCTAGCGCTGATATAGATCGACTCCAAAGGAGGCTTGCCTCCGGCGGCCATGGAAGGCAGCTTCCCTCCAACATTTTGGCGGATCTATCGCGCGTAACGAGAGCTCTCTACAGATTGCAAGGCGTGCTGACTACTGCGGAGAAGCAACCGTTTGAAGCGAGCAGGGAGCCCCGCCTGAGGAAGATCAAACAGAATGTCTACGATGTGGAAGATCTTCTGGACGAGCTTGAAGATAGCAGAAGCAGTGGGCGGAAGTTTGCTGGGGCTTCAGATCTCTGGTCACAG GCAGTATTTTTCTTCTCGTACGACCGCTCAGTTCTGCATTGTCGTATGGTGaaaagaatgaagaggattagAAAAAGTTTGGATAAAGCATCAGAAGACTCCTTATTCAGCTTACTGCACCACAGGGCTGATGGAGATAAAACTAGTGATCAAGACGTGTTTGATGAAACTGCAATAATTGGAAGAGATAACGATAAGGAAAATTTAAGAGCCTTGGTCTTGAGTAACAGTGAAGAAAATTTTTCGATTATTCCTATAGTTGGTGTTGGGGGATTGGGGAAAACCGTTCTTGCCCAGCTCATTTTCAGTGACAAAGATGTACGATATCATTTTGACCTCCATGTATGGATCAATCTGAATATGAGTTATGATTTTAATAGTATCGCTAGTGCAATAGTATCAGAAGCTAACAGAGCAGAGGAAGGCACGTCACAAGTCAAAGAGGAAATCGAAGATAATCCTCAGATCCTAATGAATTGTCTTCGAGAAGTACTTCATGGCAAAAGATGCCTCATTGTCTTCGACAGCCTATGGACCACAGATGAAGGGGAGTTACTTCATCTCAAGAAAATGCTACAGGGCGCTGAGAACACCAAGATTATAGTGACTACTTCTAGTAAAAATGTTGCTAAGCTGATGCATACTATTCAGCCCTACAAATTGGGTCCTTTATCTGAAGAAAATTGTTGGACAATATTTTCTCAAAGGGTATTTTGTGGTGGAGGTAACTCAGACCTCACACGAATGGGGAAGCAGATTGTTAATAGGTGTGAAGGTATACCAGCAGTGGCTCATTGTCTCGGCTCATTGGTGCGTGATAAAGGCATGAGTGTTTGGAAAGATGAAAAGCAAGATCTGTGGAAACTGGAGAGACAGTTTCCATTCCAGGTCAACCTGTTCTCATCAATTAAACAGATATATTACAGCATGCCATCGGCATTGAAATCATGCCTTAATCATTTATCAATGTTTCCTAAAGGATCAGATATTCGTACAGAAAATCTGATTAAACAATGGGCTGCACTTGGCATCCTTGGATCAACACATGGGTCCTTGCCTGTTTATTCCCAGGGGAAGAAATATATCCAGGAGCTGCTTTCTGTATTCTTCCTTGAAGAACCCAATAAATCCTCA GGTAGAGGACTAAATTATGCTAGTGCCTCAAAGGTCCTCAACATGCACAATTTAGTACATGAGTTTGCCAGATATGTTACCAGTCATGATCTGTTTATAATGGATGGTGAAAGGAAAAATAATGATATCATGGAGATATGTACTTCCCGATATGCAATATTGACTAGATGCCATGATGAATCCAAAATTCGCAAAGTATTTCTCACAAGTGTAAGGGCGATATGTTTGAAGGACTGTATGGGAGCAAAGCTTATAGAAAACATATTATCTTCTCTAAAGCACCTACAGGTATTGGACCTCAGTAGATGCTCGTTTCTCGAGATACCTAGTTCTATTTACCAGTTAACCCATCTGAGGTACATTGATGTTTCTAACTCAGCAATTCAGGCACTGCCTGATCAAATGAGTTTCTTGCAAAACCTTGAAGCACTGGATCTCTCAGAGACATGTGTTCAGGTGCTACCTGAGTTTGTTGGAACTTTTCAGAAGTTAAAATATCTTAACCTAGAAGGATGTCGCAAACTCCATCACCTGCCCTCAAAACTTGATATTAAGAGTTTGCAGCATCTTAACCTGTCATGCTGTCCCGCAGCTCTCCAGCTACTTGAATCTATTAGTGGATTTCAAGAACTTCGTTTTTTGGATATATCAAGTTGCACAGAACTTCAAACATTGCCAGAATCTCTCAGCAGACTAACAAATTTAGAGGAACTAATCCTGTCAAAATGCACCAGACTCAAGAAGTTACCAGAATCATTTGGTGAACTTTGTTTTCTTCAGTTCTTGAATGTATCCAATTGCTGTGATCTTGAAGAATTGCCTACATCTCTTGGAAGGCTTGCTAGCTTGGAGATTCTAATACTTTCAGGATGCAGCAGAATTCAAAATCTTCCTCAATCATTCACTGACATTGTGTTCTTACGAATTCTAGACCTTGCAGGGTGTGTGGATCTTCACATGAACCTTGGAATGATACCAAATAATAATCTAGAGAATCTTAATTTGGATGGATGTCGCAAGATCTATGCTGAGCCTGGGTGGACTGTAAACTTCCCTAAACTACATCCCAAATCTCTACAAACCTGTGACGAACAGATTCAACGCTTAATTACAGAAAGCCAAGTGTGTCCTAGTCACAATGAAGTAGAGATCAGTGAGGAGCTGAATTTGCCTGTGCATGACAAATCTGAGGAAGCAATGGCAAGTCAATCATGGGAACACACTGGTAACTTTGAATGTACCACTAAG GAAATCTTTAAGGATTCCTCTGCGCGTACAAGTCATAATGTTCCTCAGCATCACACTACCCCTACCG ATATTGATATCGCAGCTGGACCCGCTGACAGAGCAGcagctgctggggatctacaaCCAGAAGCAGTCGTCGGAGCAGGCGGAGGAGGCACTCGCACAGGGCCTGCACGAGCTGCGTCAGTCCCACGCCGACATCATCGACGCAGCTCCCAACTACATGAGCCTCATGGCTATCACACTGGAGGAGCTCGCCAGCCTCAAAAGCTTCAATCAGCAG GAAGTAATTACTCCAGTACTGGAGAATTTTGTTTTGCATGTTGGCCACGCAGGAAACTACAAAAGCATTTCTCCGATGTACCTG GCAAAGAAGATCCAGAGGTGCATCTTGGCCAGCTTAAAAAGTTTTCACTACGAGAACTACGAGTTGCAACAGATAACTTCAGCAGTAAGAACGTTCTGGGAAGAGGTGGGTTTGGCAAAGTCTACAAAGGAAGGCTGGCAGATGGTTCATTAGTAGCTATTAAGAGACAAAAGGAGCAGAGAACACCTGGTGCTGGGGAACTGCAATTTCAAGCAGAAGTTGATGTACTTAGTACAGTTGTACACAGAAACATTTTGCATCTTCACGGATTCTGTATGACACCAAAAGAAAGGTTGCTTGTGTATCCATACATGGTCAATGGAAGTGTGGCGTCACGTTTAAAAG AACGGCCAGGATCTGAACCTCCACTAGATTGGCAGACAAGGAGGAGGATTGCATTGGGCTCTGCCAGGGGCCTGTCCTATTTACATGATAATTGTGATCCGAAGATTATCCATGGTGATGTCAAAGCTGCAAATATTTTGCTAAATGAAGACTTCGAAGCTGTAGTGGGGGATTTTGGTTTGGCCAGACTAGTGGATTACAAGGATGCCGATGTAAATACTGCAGTTAGTGGAACAATTGGCCACATAGCACCAGAATATCTTTCAAAAGGAAAAGCCTCTGAGAAAACTGATGTATTCGGTTATGGAATTACGCTTTTGGAGCTTATAACAGGAGAACGTGCCTTTGATCGTGCTCGCTTTGCCAAGGGTGAAGATGCCATGCTGCTTGGTCGG GTCAAGGGGTTGATTAAGGAGAAGAAACTGGACCTAATCCCTGATCCAGATCTAGGAAACAACTACTACGAAGTTGAGGTGGAATCCCTGGTCCAGATTGCGCTCCTCTGCACGCAGCGGGATCCCATAGAACGTCCTAAGATGTCAGAGGTGGTGACGATGCTTGAAAGCGGTGGCGGCCTCGTGGAGAGATGGGAGGAGTGGCTCAAGGTAGCAGATGATCAGGACGTCGAGATAGGCCCGCATCGAACAGCAGAGTTGTTTGTCGGGTTGAGCTTTACAACACTTAATGCAGTGGAGCTGTCAGGGCCTAGGTGA